From the Sanguibacter sp. HDW7 genome, the window GGTCGCGAGCTGCGCGCGAACCCGTTCGCGGGCGACGACGGCTCGGCCGACCCGGCGCTCGCCGCGGCGCTCGACGCGTACGGCGCCGACCCGTCGTCGGCGTCGATGCATGCCGTCGTCGCGGCCCTCGGTTCCGCGCGGGTGCTCGTCCCTGTGCTCGCCGAGCTCGAGGCCGGGGTGACGTCCGAGCACGGCCAGGAGGCCGACAAGGAGGCGTCCGCGGGCGTCGTCGCGCTCCAGGCGCCCGACGGCCGCCGGGCGCTGCCCGTGTTCTCCTCGGTCGCGACGATGACGGCATGGCGCGCCGACGCGCGGCCGGTTCCGGGCTTTGCGAACCGTGCTGCTCTCTCGGCCGTCCAGGAGGACTGGGCGCTCCTCGTCGTCGACCCGGGCGGCCCCGTGACGGTGCTCGTGCCGCGGCCCGCGGTGTGGGCGCTCGCGCAGGGCAAGGAGTGGCGGGCTGCCGTCGTCGACGGCGTCGTCGACGACGCCGTGCGTGAGGCGGTCCGCGCGGCCTGCCTGCCCGCGCAGCACGTCGTCCGCGCCGACGCCCAGCCGGGCCGCTCCGCCGAGGTCGCCGTCGTCCTCGGCATCGACGCGGGCCTCGACCGCGCGGGCCTCGACCGCGTGCTCGCGTGGATCAACAAGGCGCTCGCCGCGAGCACGGTGATCTCCGAGCGCGTCGACTCCCTCGAGATCCGCGTCGGCAAGGCCTGAGCCCGCGCCGCACCACCCGAACGCGACGATGCCTCCCACCGCCGAGCGGTGGCAGGCATCGTGCCGTCAGGGGTGCGTGCCCAGCGGGACAGGTGTCAGGAGACGGCGCCCGTGAGCTTCTCGCCCGGGCCCTCGCCCGGCGCGTCGGGGATGACGCTCGCCTCGCGGAACGCGAGCTGCAGCGTGCGCAGGCCGTCGCGCAGCGAGCGCGCGTGCTGGTTGCCGATGTCGGGGGCCGACGTCACGACGAGGCCGGCGAGCGCCGTGATGAGCTTGCGCGCCTCGTCGAGGTCCGTGAGGTGCTCCTCGCCCTCGGCGAGGCCGAGCTTGACCGCGGCCGCGCTCATGAGGTGGACGGCGGCGGTCGTGATGACCTCGACCGCGTTGACCTCGGCGATGTCGCGGACCGCCTGCTGGGTGACGTCGTCGTGCGTGTGCTCGCTCATAGGACCATCATCCCGCATACGTCACCGTGCGACGCACATGCCGCGGGGCGGCCCCGGGACGCGGACCGCCCCGCCCCCGGACGAGCTGGGGACGGGGCGGAACGGGAGGGACGGCGGGGGCGTCAGCCCTCGACCGCGGCGCGGAGCTGCGCGCCGAGGTCGGCGTCGACCTGACCCCAGTACCAGAAGAAGCGCTCACGGATCTCGGGGACCGTGAGGCCCTTGCCCTGGCCCGTGAGGGTCGCGACGAAGCGCGCCTTGGCGTCGGCGTCGAAGACGTCGCGGTAGAGCGTGCCGGCCTGGCCGAAGTCGGAGTCCTCCGAGCGCAGCGTCTGCGCGGCGCGCACGAGCTCGCCGTCCGTCTGCCATGCGACCTCGCCCGCGCGGGCCTCGTCGGCCGCCGGGGCGCCCTGGGAGTTCGTCGCCGTCACCGGCATCGAGGCGGGTGCGTAGTGGTAGCGCATCTGGCCCTCGTGCTGGAAGTTCACGACCTCGGCGGCGTGCGGCTGGTTGACGGGGAGCTGGTTGTAGTTCGCGCCGATGCGGTAGCGCTGCGCGTCCGGGTAGGCGAAGACGCGGCCCATGAGCATCTTGTCGGGCGAGATGCCGATGCCGGGCACGAGGTTCGACGGCGAGAACGCGGCCTGCTCGATCTCGGCGAAGAAGCTCACCGGGTTGCGGTCGAGCGTGAGCTCGCCGACCTTGATGAGGGGGTAGTCGGCGTGCGACCACGTCTTCGTGATGTCGAACGGGTTGAAGCGGTACGTCTTGCCCTCGTCGTACGGCATGACCTGGACGAAGAGGTCCCACACGGGGGTCTCGCCACGCTCGATGGCCTCGAAGAGGTCGCGGCGGTAGAAGTCGGCGTCGGAGCCGGCGAGCTGCTCGGCCTCCTCGTTCGACATTCCCTCGACGCCCTGGCGGGACTTGAAGTGGTACTGGACCCAGAACTTCTCGCCCTCGGCGTTCGCCCACGAGAACGTGTGCGAGCCGTAGCCGTTCATGTGGCGCCACGAGCGCGGCAGGCCGCGGTCACCCATGAGGTAGGTGACCTGGTGGGCCGTCTCGGGGGAGAGGGTCCAGAAGTCCCACTGCATGTCGGCGTCGCGCAGGCCCGAGGCGCCGAGGCGCTTCTGGGAGTGGATGAAGTCGGGGAACTTGATCGCGTCGCGGATGAAGAACACCGGGGTGTTGTTGCCGACGATGTCGTAGTTGCCCTCGGTCGTGTAGAAGCGCAGCGAGAAGCCACGGACGTCGCGCCACGTGTCGGGGGAGCCCTGCTCGCCCGCGACGGAGGAGAAGCGCAGGAGGGTCTCGACCTCGGCGCCCGGCTGGAACACCGCGGCCTTCGTAAAGCGCGAGACGTCCTCGGTCACGACGAAGCGCCCGAACGCGCCACCACCCTTGGCGTGCGGGTTGCGCTCCGGCACGCGCTCGCGGTTGAACGACGCGAGCTTCTCGACGAGGTACGCGTCGTGGAGCGCGGTGACGCCGTCGGGGCCGGTCGTGAGCGAGTGCTGGTCGCTCGCGACGGGGGCGCCGTTCTGGCGGGTCGTGAACTGCTGGGTCACAGGGTTCTCCTCGTGGTGGTGGTGCGGAACAGGTACGGATGGTCGGGGCGGACGGGCCGGCCCCGTGCTCGTGTCAGCCGGCGGCGCGGCAGGACGGGCAGGTGCCCCAGTAGAGGACCTCGGCGGTGTCGATCGTGAAGCCGTGGTCGTTCGTGGGGATGAGGCAGGGGGCGTGGCCGG encodes:
- a CDS encoding SseB family protein, coding for MTVGHDGHAHDGHAHADVQGQPAHLGDGVVRDADAHGHQRAVPEQVASVREGADGPADSAGVPWGGRELRANPFAGDDGSADPALAAALDAYGADPSSASMHAVVAALGSARVLVPVLAELEAGVTSEHGQEADKEASAGVVALQAPDGRRALPVFSSVATMTAWRADARPVPGFANRAALSAVQEDWALLVVDPGGPVTVLVPRPAVWALAQGKEWRAAVVDGVVDDAVREAVRAACLPAQHVVRADAQPGRSAEVAVVLGIDAGLDRAGLDRVLAWINKALAASTVISERVDSLEIRVGKA
- a CDS encoding DUF1844 domain-containing protein gives rise to the protein MSEHTHDDVTQQAVRDIAEVNAVEVITTAAVHLMSAAAVKLGLAEGEEHLTDLDEARKLITALAGLVVTSAPDIGNQHARSLRDGLRTLQLAFREASVIPDAPGEGPGEKLTGAVS
- a CDS encoding catalase; protein product: MTQQFTTRQNGAPVASDQHSLTTGPDGVTALHDAYLVEKLASFNRERVPERNPHAKGGGAFGRFVVTEDVSRFTKAAVFQPGAEVETLLRFSSVAGEQGSPDTWRDVRGFSLRFYTTEGNYDIVGNNTPVFFIRDAIKFPDFIHSQKRLGASGLRDADMQWDFWTLSPETAHQVTYLMGDRGLPRSWRHMNGYGSHTFSWANAEGEKFWVQYHFKSRQGVEGMSNEEAEQLAGSDADFYRRDLFEAIERGETPVWDLFVQVMPYDEGKTYRFNPFDITKTWSHADYPLIKVGELTLDRNPVSFFAEIEQAAFSPSNLVPGIGISPDKMLMGRVFAYPDAQRYRIGANYNQLPVNQPHAAEVVNFQHEGQMRYHYAPASMPVTATNSQGAPAADEARAGEVAWQTDGELVRAAQTLRSEDSDFGQAGTLYRDVFDADAKARFVATLTGQGKGLTVPEIRERFFWYWGQVDADLGAQLRAAVEG